Genomic window (Microbacterium oxydans):
ACCGTCGTCGCCGTCGAGCGCGCGCGCCGCGCCGTCGAGCAGGGCGCCGACATGATCAACATCCTCCCGCCCCACGTGCAGAGTCCGAGCGGCGTCGCCGTCCGTGCGCACATCCGCGCCGTGCTCGATGCGATCGGTTCGACGCCGGCGATCCTGCAGTACGCGCCGGCGCAGACCGGCACCGCGCTCGACGCGACCATCATCGCCGATCTGGCCGCGACGAGCCCGAACCTCGTGCAGGTGAAGGTGGAGTCCGTCCCGCCCGGGCAGCTCATCTCGGCGCTGCGTGAGGCGGCGCCCGCCCTGTCGTGCGTCGTGGGTTACGCGGGCGTGCAGCTCATCGACGCCCTGCGCCGTGGAGCGGTCGGCGTGCAACCCGGCTCGTCGTTCCCTGAGATCTACCTCGCCATCTGGGCCGCCTGGAGCGGCGGCGACCACGAGCAGGCGGCCACGGTGCACGCGCGCCTCCTCCCCTACATCTCGTACTGGATGCAGTCGGTCGAGCTGATCATCGCCGCGGAGAAGGAGATCTCCGCACGTCGCGGCATCCTCGACACCGCGATCTGCCGCGCGCCGGCCCGCGACCTCGACGCCGAGGAGCACGCGATGATCGACCGGTTCCTCGTCGAGTTCGACGATCTCCTCCGACCCGGCTCGAAGGCGATTAGCATTCAAGGATGACGAACACCGATCCGATCGACGACATCTCCATCGGCGGTGAGGTGATCCGCCTCGGGCAGTTCCTCAAGTTCGCCGGCCTCCTCGACTCGGGCGGGGACGCCAAAGAGGTCATCATCGACGGCTACGTGACGGTCAACGGCGAGGTGGATCGTCGCCGGGGACG
Coding sequences:
- a CDS encoding dihydrodipicolinate synthase family protein; translated protein: MNRTLIEGVCPVVETPFTTEGRIDLASFRVLIRSLAAAGVRNVMYPGFASEFYKLTDQERDELTGVLLDEAHRHDMIVAVSVPDHATVVAVERARRAVEQGADMINILPPHVQSPSGVAVRAHIRAVLDAIGSTPAILQYAPAQTGTALDATIIADLAATSPNLVQVKVESVPPGQLISALREAAPALSCVVGYAGVQLIDALRRGAVGVQPGSSFPEIYLAIWAAWSGGDHEQAATVHARLLPYISYWMQSVELIIAAEKEISARRGILDTAICRAPARDLDAEEHAMIDRFLVEFDDLLRPGSKAISIQG
- a CDS encoding RNA-binding S4 domain-containing protein → MTNTDPIDDISIGGEVIRLGQFLKFAGLLDSGGDAKEVIIDGYVTVNGEVDRRRGRQLRDGDLVSFEGRTVRVRP